In Campylobacter showae, the genomic stretch ACCGTGCGCGTAAATAGCCTCGCTAAAGATACAAAAGTCGTTTGCGGGGATGAAATTTGCCTCGCGCTTGCCTTTGATGAGAGTAAAGTCAATGGCTACGATAACGGTGCTGCGTCCACGACGATTTACACACTAAATTTAAAACAAAAATTTAGAGATTTTTATATGCTTCCTAGTAAAAATTTCAAATACGCCAAAATAAGCGACAAATTTACCCTAGACGACGTAAAATCCTTTGAAATAATATTGTCGAAATTTAGAGATTTGGGTGGGCTTGACAAAGGAAGCGAGTACATAGACTACGAGGTTATCTTACGAAATAGCGAGGGTGAGCAGGTCAATGAAATTTGCAGAAACCAAACCGAGAAAGTCGGCAACCGAACGCAGTAAATCAAGGCTCGCGCCGCTAACTTGAGACAAAGGCGGTGAAATCTCGGCGCTTAAAACCCGCGTCTTTAAGATGTAAATTTGGCGGCGATACGGGATAAATGCGTATATTTGCTCGGTAAATTTAATGCAAGGCGAACAAAGCGGCCGCCGAATTTAAAGCCGTTGAAGGTTTCTGGCGTCGTAAAATTTGATCGTCCAGGGCGCATCCTCGATATAGGCGCCCAGTTTCGCCGCAAAATACTCCCGAACCGCGGCGTAGTCTGATTTTGAGATGAAATAAATATTTATAACGCTCGTTTGGCTAAACAGGGCAAGGTTGCAAAAGTAGCTTAAATTTACGTCCTTATCAAAGGCTCTGAGCACGCATTTAGCGATAAAAATCAGCGCATAAAAAATAAATGCGGCCAATACGAACATAAACGGGATCACTACCGCGGAAAGCGGTTTCTTTGGTGTCGCTCCTAAAATTTGATAGGGCGATTTTCGCATTTGGGCGATATCTGCTAAATTTATCGTTACTCCCTTTTTGGTTTGGTAAATTTTATCCTCGTAAAGGTAAACGGGGGAGGGATTTTTGAGCTTTTTGATTAGGTCGGCGGCGGCTAAAGCGTTTGCAAGAATCACGGATGCAAACATCCAAATAAACCCGTGGGTTCGCATTGCTTCCGCTGCGAAAACTTCCCAAAATGAGTCGCTTTGCCAGCCTACCATACCGCTAAAAAATATCAAAAACGTCATAAAAAGGTTAAAGCCGAGCAAGAATACGCAACTAAGCGCGATAACGTAAAAATCATCCTGTAAAATCAGCGGATTTTCGTCGTAATTTCTGCTCAAATTTGATCCTTTGTGTGCCGCTCGATAAAAATATTTGGCTTAAATTTAACCCGTCAAATTTAAAAGCAAGAAGGATAAATCGTGCTCAAATTTGCCCGCGAAGCCTAAATTTGACTAGTTTATCCCGCCTAGCAGCTCTTGCGTCTGCTCGAAGCTAAAGCCCTCTTCGGCGTCTTGTTTTAGGAAGTTATCTATAAATTCTTTTTTCGAGATGGCAAGGTCAAGCTCTTTGTCGCTGCCCTTTTGATACGCGCCGATGCGTAGCAACACTTCGTTTTCTTTTAGAAGCGAGTAGAGGCGTTTTAGCTTGGCGGCGTTTGCTCTGTGCTCTTTGGTTGCGATGTCGCTCATCACGCGCGAGGCGGAGTTTAGGATATTTATAGGCGGATAGATGCCAAAGTCCGTCATCTCGCGGCTAAGCACGATGTGGCCGTCTAGGATCGAGCGGCTCTGGTCGGCTATCGGATCGCTCATATCGTCGCCGTCGACTAGTACGGTAAAAAAGGCCGTTATGCTTCCTTTGCCCTCCTCTTTGCCCGCGCGCTCCATCAGCTGAGGCAGTAGGGTGAGCACGGATGGCGGATAGCCCTTAGACGTCGGCGGCTCGCCCAGCGCCAGTCCGATCTCTCGCTGCGCCATGGCAAACCTCGTCACGCTATCCATGATAAAAAGTACGTCTTTGCCTTGATTTTTGAAGTATTCAGCCACGCTCATAGCGCAAAAGGCGCCGTATTTTCGCATCAGCGGGCTATCGTCGCTGGTGGCTACGATGACGACGGTGCCGCTTAGATCGCCGCGTAAATTTTTCTCTATAAACTCCGGCACCTCGCGGCCGCGCTCGCCGATGAGGGCGACAACCTTGATCGGAGCTTGCGAGTTTTTCACTATCATGCCCATGAGCGTACTTTTGCCTACGCCCGAACCCGCGAAAATGCCAAGTTTTTGGCCTTTGCCGCAGGTTAGCAGTCCGTCGATGCTTTTAACTCCGACGCTAAAAATTTCATCTATCAGCCCGCGTTTCATCGCATCGATCGGAGCGCGCATTATCGGGGCGTACTCGGTGGCGGCGATCGCTCCTTTGCCGTCTTTTGGATTCATAAAAGGATCGACTACGCGCCCTAAAAGAGCGTCTCCGACGGGGATTTTCATGCCTTGGTCGCTTTGATAGACGAAGTCGCCGATTTTGTAGCCTTCTACAAAGCCAAAGGGCGAGATAAGCGCGGTATTTTGCCGCACCTCAGTCACCATCGCTAGTCCGCTTTTGCTCTTGTCTTTGGCGCAAATTTGCACGATGTCGCCGATGCTAGGGCGAAGGCCCGAAATCTCTATCGTCGTAGCGGAAATTCGCTCGATCACGCCAAAGACGCTAGAGAGAGATAAATTTGCGCCCAGTTTTGATTTTAAGCTATCTAAACCCACTAAAATCTCACTTCTTTGTGCGAATTTATGAGGGAGAAAAATTCGCGTCTAGTCTCGCTGCTCTTTAAAAAGCAGCCCCGCAGCGCCGACGTGGTCGTGGTCGAGTTGATCTTGCCTACGCCACGCATCTCCACGCACATGTGGCGCGCCTCGATGACGACGCCAACGCCTTTTGGCTTGATGACCTCTTGCACGGCTTCTGCGATCTGCTCGGTGAGCTGCTCTTGGATCTGCAGGCGGCGGGCGAAGATATTTACCATACGCGGGATTTTGCTAAGGCCCACGACCTTGTGATTTGGGATATAGGCTACGTGCACGCGCCCGAAAAATGGCAGCAAATGATGCTCGCAAAGGCTGTAAAATTCGATATCGCGCACGAGCACCATTTCGTTATTTGAGCTATCAAACAGCGCGTCGTTTAACACGACTTTGGGGTCTTGCCAGTAGCCGCTCGTTAAAAACTCGTAAGCTTTAAAAACGCGCTCGGGAGTTTTGGCTAGACCTTCTCTGTGCGGGTCTTCGCCGACTAGATTTAGCATCTGCTCGACGCAGCTTTCAAACTTTTCTTTTTTTAAAATCTCATTTTTTAAATTTTCTTGCATTTGCGTTCCTGATTCATTTCGCTATCTAAATTTGATAAATGATTTTACTTAAATTCGCCTTTCGCGCGCTTAAATTTATACTATGAATAAGGAAAATTTTGCTACACTCTAGGAAATTTTTATTTTTTAAAGGAATTTAATGCAAATCAAAACCAAGGCGATCGACGCCGTAAATGCTTCGCTGAGTGCGAAAATACCGAGCGCGGACGTAAAATCCAAACTCGAAAATGCTGCTAAAAAAGCTGCGAAAAATATGAAAATAGACGGATTTAGAGCGGGCAAAGTGCCTGTGAACGTAGTGCTAAAACGTTACGAAAAAGAACTAACAGCCGATGCTGAGCAAGACGCGCTAAAAGACGTCATAGACGCTGGACTAAAAGAGCTAAATAGAAAATTTGAAGAGGTTATCGGCGAGCCGATCGTGACTAAATTTGATAGAGGCGAAAACGAGATAGACACAGAGATCGAGCTTTCGTTTAAACCAGTTATAAACATCGACGGCTACGAGGAGCTGATAGAGAGCGTCAGCACTCCGCGCGTAACCAAAAAAGAGATCGACGAGAGAAAAAACGAAATTTTGAAAATGATGGCCCCACTAGAAAAAATAGAAAAAGCCGCACTTGAAAAGGGCGATTTTGCTAAATTTGACTTCGAGGGCTTCGTGGACGGTGAGGCGTTTGAGGGCGGCAAAGCCGAAAACTACTTGCTAGAAATCGGCTCAGGTCAGTTTATACCCGGCTTTGAGGACGGTATGATCGGACTAAAAGTCGGCGAAGAGCGCGATGTGAAGGTTAAATTTCCTGCCGAGTACGGCGCTGCGCACCTTGCGGGCAAAGACGCTACGTTTAAAGTAAAACTACACGAAATCCAAGGCAAAAAAGTGCCTGAAGAGATCGACGAAGAGACGCTAAAACGTATCATGCCGGGCGAGGAAAAGGTAAGCGTTGAGCTGTTTGAAGAGAGGCTAAAAGAGCAGATCAAAGCCGAGAAACACGCTAAAAACGTAAACGAGGAGCTAAAGCCTAAATTTGCCGACGCGATCGTGGCTAAATTTAACTTCGACGTGCCGAAAAACATCGTAGAGCAAGAGATGGACATGCAGTTCCGCGGCGCTTGGAGCAGCTTTACGCCTGAGCAGATGGCTAAATTTAGAGAGGATAAAGACGCTCTAACCAAACAGCGCGAGACATACCGCGACGACGCCGTAAAAAGCGTGAAGCTAACGTTTATAATAGACGAGCTAGCGCGCCGCAGAGATATCAAAGTAAGCGATCAAGAGCTGATCCAAGCGGTTTATTTTGAGGCGTATCGCTCGGGCGTAGATCCGAAACAGCACCTTGAAAACTATAAAAATCAAGGAATTTTGCCTGCGATCAAAATGTCGATGATCGAGGAGAAGCTATTTAACGAGATGTTTGCGCTAAAGAGCGATAAGAAAGAGAAAAAGGCGGAGTAATGAGCTACTACATCCCCTACGTCATCGAGCGTACGAGCAAGGGCGAGAGAAGCTACGATATCTACTCGCGCCTGCTAAAAGACCGTATAATAATGCTTAGCGGCGAGATCGAGGACGGTATGGCGTCTGCGATCGTGGCTCAGATGCTGTTTTTAGAGGCTGAAGATCCGGATAAGGACATATATCTATATATAAACAGTCCTGGCGGCGTGATAACGAGCGGATTTAGCATTTACGATACGATGAACTACATCAAGCCCGACGTCTGCACGATCTGCATAGGTCAGGCGGCGTCTATGGGCGCGTTTTTGCTTAGCTGCGGGGCGCAGGGCAAGCGTTATGCGCTGCCAAATTCGCGTATCATGATCCATCAGCCTTTAGGCGGCGCGCGCGGACAGGCGACGGATATTGAGATACAGGCGAAGGAAATCTTGCGTATGAAAGAAATTTTAAACGCGATCCTAGCTAAAAATACGGGTCAAAAACTGGCTAAAATCCAAAAAGACACCGACAGAGACTTTTTCATGAGCTCTGCCGAAGCCAAAGAGTACGGGCTTATAGATAAAGTTTTGGAGAAAAGCTTTAAGTAAAGAGTAGAATTTGATAAAGTTAGACAACAAAAAAAGCGAAAACGTAGCGGCAAATAACGCTTCTACTCAAAAAGTAGGCGCAAAAGCTAAAAAGGACGAGTTTAACATCTACGGTTTTTCCGAGGCGATCATAAAAGAACTAACCGAGGAAAATATCCCCTCGATCCCGAAAAACTACACCGTTTTTTTTGAAAAGATGCTCGAAAAGCAGTCTGACGACTTTAAGAAAAAGGTCGGCGAGATCATAAAGATCGAAGACGAGATCGGCAAACTCGAGGACGATAGACAAATCAATATCGAGCGCGAGGTCAAAAATAGCTTTATGCAGATAAAAAGCATGCTACAGGCCGTTGCGCTCATATATAAAAATTTGGGAGTTTTAAAAACTATCATCAAAAAACGCTCGGAAAGCCTAGATCCAAATGTAAATTTGATCACGATACAAAGCGTCTTTAACTCTTTTAACGAAGACTTAAACAAGCTAAATGCGCTAATGGACAAGCATATCGAAGTTATCAAAACGAACTACGAAGAGATTAGTAAGGTTTTTAAGCTGGTTGAAGAACAGTCTATATATGATGAAAAATTTGACGTATATAATAGAAAATTTTTCCTCAAGACGCTCGGTATCGAGTCTGAAAATATAAAAAAATACGACTACAAGTCCTCTGTTATGCTACTAAAGCCAAAAGATAGCGCGCTGGATGGCATCGGATCAAAAGGCAAGTTGGCCGTTTTAAAAAATATATCTCGCATGTTGCTTCGTACATCGAGGCGTAGCGATATCTTGTCGCACTACGGCGGAGGATGTTTTGCTATGCTGATGAAGCATACCGACATAAGCGGCGCACAAAAAGCCTGCAAACGTATAACCGATATGTTTTACGACACCTCTTTCATGCTAAATGGAGAGAAATACGAGTTTGATATGGGAGTGGTCACTTTTGATCTAAACATGACAAAAACTATCGAGGAGATGCTTTCTTTGGCGCTTGATTCGCTTGTAAACACTGGTAGAGACGGCGAACACTTTTTGGTACTAGAGGACAAGACTGAAAAATGATACTAGAAATCCTAACCTATCCGAACAAAAAACTTTTCGTCAAATCGCTTGAAGTTAAAGCTTTTGATGAAAATTTGCATAAATTTTTAGACGATATGTATGAGACCATGATCGCTAAAAACGGCATCGGACTAGCCGCCATCCAGACGGGCGAGGCCAAGCGAATTTTGATCATAAATTTAGTAGACGAAGAGAGCAAGGAGCAGCGAAAAGAGGATCTGCTAGAAATCATAAATCCCAAAATTTTACGCAAAGAGGGTGAGATAATCTACCAAGAAGGCTGCCTGAGCGTACCCGGATACTACGAGGATGTAAAAAGAGCCGAGTTTATAACGCTTGAGTATCAAGACCGCTTCGGCGAGCGAAAAGAGCTCGAGGCGGACGGGCTTTTGTCGGTTGCGATCCAGCACGAGATGGATCACCTCGACGGACACCTTTTTATTGAACGCATCGGTTACAACAAACGCAAGAAATTCGACAAAGAGTATAAAAAACAAAAAAACACATGAAAGCCCTAAAATGCGCCACTTATAATGACGAATTACGGCTCGTGGACGTCGAGTCCAGCTTTAACCGCGGTTTGCCCGCACTTAATATCGTAGGGCTTGCGGGAGCTTCGATCAAAGAGAGCGCCGAACGCGTAAAATCAGCGCTTTTGTCGTTAAATTTCTCCTTCCCAGCGCAAAAAATCATCATAAATTTATCCCCCTCGGATATGCCAAAATCAGGCAGTCACTTCGACCTGCCTATCGCGCTTTTAATCGCCCTGCAAAAAGAGCGCGATTTCGAGCCTATTTTTGCATTCGGCGAGTTGGGGCTCGACGGCGGTGTCAAAAGTACGGCTAGCCTTTTTTCTATCTTGCTTTTTTTGAGCGCGAAAGCGCCGGGTTCTCGCGTGCTGATCCCGCAAGAGATAGCGCAAAAAGCGGGCGCCATACCGAATTTAGAAATTTACGCCGTTTCAAATTTGGCCGAGGCGATCAAATTTTTCCTCGAGCCCGAATTTGCCGCCTCGCGCAAAGTCGGTGCCGTTCATCCGCTTTTTTCGAATTTAATCAAAATCGGCGAAAAATACTTCGTAAAAAATCAAAATTTCGAGCTAAATTTTAGCGACGTAAAAGGCCAAAGTAGGGCAAAAAGAGCTTGCCTGGTGGCTGCTTGCGGTATGCACAACGTTATCTTTGAGGGTAGCCCCGGATGCGGCAAGAGCATGAGCGCCAAGCGCCTGCGATACATTTTGCCGCCGCAAAGTTTGGATGAGATTTTGCTCAGCTGCGCTTACAGCTCGCTAAATCAACAGGAGAGCGAATTTTCCGCCCTGCGCGCCTTTCGCTCGCCTCATCACACGAGTACGCGCAGCTCGATATTTGGCGGCGGATCGAGCTCTGCTAGGATCGGCGAGGTTGGGCTGGCTAACGGCGGGATACTTTTTTTCGACGAGCTTCCGCACTTTGCGCCGCAAATTTTAGAGAGCCTGCGCGAGCCGCTGGAGGACTATAAAATCAACATTTCGCGGGTAAACTCAAAAGTCACGTATGAGACCAAATTTATGTTCGTAGCCGCGATGAACCCGTGCCCATGCGGTAATCTACTCTCAAAAAATCTAGAGTGCAAATGCTCGGAGCTTGAGATCAAGCGCTATAAATCGCGTATTTCGGCACCCGTACTAGACCGTATCGACCTTCATGTACAGATGGATGAGGTGGCCGCGAGCGATAAAAGCGATGTCACGAGCGAAGCGATGTGGCAAACTGTGCTGCGCGTGTTTGAGACGCAAATCTCGCGCTCTCAAAGTGAGCTAAATGGCAAGCTCTGCGATGAAGAGATAGCTAAATTTTGCATTTGCGACGACGAGGCGAGCGGTGTGCTAGATAATGCAACGCAGAGGTTTTCGCTCAGCCGCCGCGCTATTAATAAAACCCTAAAAGTAGCTCGCACGATCGCTGACATCGAGGGCTCGCGCATCATCAAAAAGCCCCATATTTTGGAGGCTTTGAGCTACCGAGTGAAGCAGGAGAGCGCATGAAAAAGCTATTTTGGGATACGGCAGAGCTTGACGCTAGAGCCGTGAGCGAATTTGGGCTTAGCACCGAGGTGTTGATGCAAAATGCCGCAAATGCATTAGCTAACGCCGTGCGAAGTAAGTTCAAAAAATCATCGACCAAACGCCGTAAAATTTTAGGCGTAGTCGGCAGCGGAAATAACGGCGCAGACGTGCTTGCAGCACTTCGGCTTTTGGGCGGCAAATTTGATTGTTTTGCGTTTTTAGCGAGCGACAAACAAAACGAAATCTCAAAAACCGAGCTAACCAGGGCGCTAAAATGCGGCGTAAATTTGATTTCAAATTTGACGCAAAACGGCGAATTTGACTGCATCATCGATGGGATTTTCGGAACCGGACTTAGCCGCGAGCTAGACGTGCGAACGATAAATTTGATAAATCTACTAAACGCAAAGCCCAGCTACAAGCTCGCCTGCGACATCCCAAGCGGACTTGATAAAAACGGTTTATCGCAAGGCGCGGTCTTTAAGGCCGATACGACCGTGACGATGGGCGCGTTAAAGCTGGCGCTTTATAGCGATTTTGCAAAGGATTTCGTCGGGCGCATAAAAGTAGCAAATTTGGGTCTTCCCCGCGAGCTTTACGAGACGGGAACGAGCTTTTATAAACTTAGGAAAAGCGATTTAAATTTGCCGTTTCGCGTAAAACAAAACGCTAACAAGGGCGACTTCGGGCACGCGTTTGTCGTGAGCGGCGCGTATAGCGGAGCGGCGCGTATCGCAGGACTTGCCGCGCTAACTATCGGTGCGGGACTCGTTAGCGTCGTGGGCGAAAATTTAGACCTCGAGCCCGTTTTGATGCAAAGCGCGCGCATAGCGCCCAAAATGCGAGTCGGTGCCGTAGGAATGGGGCTTGGCGAGCTTGATGAGGCGCAAAAAGACGAGCTTTTTAGCGAGCTAAAAACAAAAGACGCGCTCGTTATCGACGCCGATCTTTGCTATGAGCCGCGTACGCTTGAGCTTTTAAACAGCGAAAAGGTTGTGATAACGCCGCACCCAAAAGAGTTTACGAGCCTGCTAGAGCTTGCAAATCTGGGCAAATTTGATGCTGGCGAAGTACAAAAAAATCGCTTCAAACTCGCTCAAATTTTTAGCCGAAATTTTAAATGCGTGCTTGTTTTAAAGGGTGCAAACACCCTAATCGCGCAAGGTGGCGAGGTCTACGTCATGACGCATGGTAGCGCCGCACTCGCAAAAGGCGGCAGCGGAGACGCGCTAAGCGGTATCGTCGCGGGACTGCTCGCGCAGGGTTACGACCCGCTAAATGCCGCGATCTCGGGCACGTTAGCTCACGCTCTAGCCGCTCGCGAAATCAAAATCAACGACTACGCGCTCACGGCCGCGGACGTCATCAAAGGACTCAAATGCTTACGAAAAAAATAGCGGTTTTATTTAGCGGCGGCGGCTCGAATTTGGAGGCGATTTTAGAGAGGTTGCACGGCAAGGTTTTTGGCCAGACCAAGATCGAGGTCGCGCTAACGCTAACAAATAAAGCTAACGCAGGCGGCATCGCAAAAGCCGCAAAATACGGCCTAAAAAGCGTCGTCATCGAGCACGTTAATTTTGCCTCGAGAGAGGAGTTTGACGCCGCTGTCGTAGAGGAAATAAAACGAGCTAACGTAGATCTAACCGTGCTTGCGGGCTTTATGCGTATCCTCACGCCCGTTTTTACAAGCCAAGTTCGCGCGATAAATTTGCACCCGTCGTTGTTGCCGCTTTTTAAGGGCGCACACGCGATAAAAGAGAGCTTTGATAGCGATATGAAGGTGGGCGGCGTGAGCGTGCACTGGGTGAGCGAGGAGCTAGACGGCGGCAAGATCATCGCTCAGCGCGCGTTTGAAAAGAGTGCAGGAATAAGTTTTGAGGAATTTGAAGCCAAAATCCACGCGATAGAGCATGAAATTTTACCTGAAACTATCGTGCAAATTTTGACGGACAAAGAGTAAAATTTAACGAAATTTAGAGGCATTTTGCTTCTTGTCAAATTTGACTAGTTTTTGGTTGCAAATTTAAAACGTAAATTTTCGGCAATACGATTTATCTCGCCGCTTGCTAAAAGCCGCGCAGGCGAGCTAAATTTGAAGCGTCAAATTTGGAAATTTGGCAAAATACAAACTCTGGAAAAAGCGATGTAAATTTGACGGCTTTGCGCGTCGCTCAAATTTGAAACAAATTTACGCATTTGAATGCAAATTTACCCCAAGTCGCAAGCGCAAAATTTGAAGCAAAACAAGTAAATTTTAACCGAAACAACAGCTAAAATTTAAAAGAAAAGAGGCGGAAAGCTCCGCCCAAAAGTAGAATTATTCGGCCCTAAATCCGCCGCCAAATGCCTTGTAAACGTCCACGACCGAGTCGATGAGGCTTAAATTTGCTGCGATGTCTTGGAGTCTAACCGAGAGTAGGTTGCGCTGTGCGTCGAGTAGCTCCAGGTGTCCGGTGTAGCCCTCTTCGAACTGATCCTTGGCTAGCTTATAGATTTTTTCTTGCGAGGGCAGGAGCTCTTTGACCTGATTTAGCGTTAGTTTGGCGTTTTTGCGATTATTTAGTGCGTCTCTAACCTCGCCAAGAGCCTTTTTGATCGCAGCTTCATAGGCTACGGCCGCGATTTGCTCGTTGGTTTCGGTGATGCGGACGTTGTTTTTGGTTCTGCCGTAATCAAAAATTTTCTGCACCAAAGAGCCACCTATGCTCCACGTGTTTGCGTTGCTGATAAAGATATTTTCAAAATCCACGCTAGAAAATCCGAAAAGTCCCGTTAGCGAGATGGACGGTAGATAGTCGGCCTTTGCGACGCCGATTAGCGCGTTGGTGGCGTTTAGATCGGCGTATGCTTTAGCTACGTCGCTCCTTCGCAGTAGTATGTCCGCACTCACGCCAGCACTCACTTCAGGCTCTTTAGGTAGCATTTTAGCGCTCTGCACGGCGCCGCTTAGGATCTCGTCGTTTGATTTGCCCGTTAGTATCGCTACGGATGTTAGAGCCTGAGACAGCGAGGTTTGCACTTCTAGCAGGCTTACTTTTGCGCTTTCTACGGCCGCTTTGCTTTGTAGATATGTCGTCTCGTTTATGCCGCCTAGATCAAGCTGCGTTTTGCGAAGCGCTAGTGTCTCCTCGTAGGTTTTTAGCGTGTCTTTTAACACGGCTTCGCGCATATTTAGAGCCACGAGCGCGAAGTAGCTTTTGGCCACGCTAGAGCTTATACTAAGGCGCGCGGTAGCGTAGTCGAGCTTGGTCGCGTTTAGACTGGCTTTAGCCGACTCGACGCTGTTCCTCACTCTGCCCCACAGATCTATCTCGTAGCTGAGGCCCAAATTTACCTGCGATGTTCGGTAGCGCGTCTGAGGTTGCTTGGTATAGGTCTCGCCGCTACTTTTTGCTTTGGTGTAGCCGACGTTTAAATTTACGCTAGGAAAAAGATCTGCCTCCGAGATGCCTAGGCTTGCGGCGGCTTTTTGTAAATTTAAATAAGCCGTGCGGAGGTCGGTATTTTTCTCTAGCGCGCTAGCTACGAGTGAGTTTAGGTTTTCGTCGCCAAACTCCTTCCACCACTCGTCTCTGATGTCGCTAGTTTCAAATTTGTACGTAGATTCAAATTTCGTATCGACCTCTGGTATCTCGGGGCGAAACGAGCAGCCGGCTAAAAATAGCGCCGTGGCTAAAGTTAAAATTTTATACATTTTTGATCTCCTGTGCTCCGCTTGGTTTTTTGTCCCAGACTTTGTTGTTTAGTTTTTCTAGCAGATAGTAAAACATTGGTATGAAAAATATCGCTATCGTAGTGGCCGCTATCATGCCGCCGATCACGCCCGTGCCTAGTGAGTGGCGAGAGGCAGCGCCCGCGCCCGTGCTGATAACCATCGGGAAAACGCCCAAAGTAAACGCGAGCGAAGTCATGACGATCGGGCGGAAGCGAAGTCTAGCCGCATTGACGGCCGCGTCAAATACGCTCTTACCCGCCAGTCTTTCTTGCATCGCAAATTCCACGATTAGGATCGCGTTTTTAGCCGATAGACCGATGAGAAGCAGTAGTCCGATCTGGAAGTAAATGTCGTTTGTTAGCCCTCTAGCCCAAACGGCGACTAGCGAGCCAAAAACCGCAAACGGAACGGCCGTGATAACTGCTAGCGGGATGAGCCAGCGCTCGTACTGCGCCGCCAAGATCAAAAACACGAAAATCATACCGAATATAAACGCCGTAGAGCCGGTGCCTTGCGAGCTAACCTCCTGATACGCCGTGCCCGCCCAGCTGATGGAGTATTCTTCCATATTTAGCGTTTGTTCGACCACCTCTTGTATCGCTTTTATCGCGTCTCCCGACGTGTAGCCCGGTTTTGGGTCCCCTTGGATCTTAGCCGCCGGGAAAAGGTTAAATCTATCCACGATATCGGGACCCAAAATTCTAGTTAGAGTTGCTACGGAGTTTAGCGGTATCATCTCGCCGCCTTTTGAGCGGACGTAAATTTTACGTAAGTCTTCGGGATTGTTTCTAAATCGGTCCTCGCCTCTGGCATAGACGCGGTAGGATTTGCCA encodes the following:
- a CDS encoding bifunctional ADP-dependent NAD(P)H-hydrate dehydratase/NAD(P)H-hydrate epimerase; its protein translation is MKKLFWDTAELDARAVSEFGLSTEVLMQNAANALANAVRSKFKKSSTKRRKILGVVGSGNNGADVLAALRLLGGKFDCFAFLASDKQNEISKTELTRALKCGVNLISNLTQNGEFDCIIDGIFGTGLSRELDVRTINLINLLNAKPSYKLACDIPSGLDKNGLSQGAVFKADTTVTMGALKLALYSDFAKDFVGRIKVANLGLPRELYETGTSFYKLRKSDLNLPFRVKQNANKGDFGHAFVVSGAYSGAARIAGLAALTIGAGLVSVVGENLDLEPVLMQSARIAPKMRVGAVGMGLGELDEAQKDELFSELKTKDALVIDADLCYEPRTLELLNSEKVVITPHPKEFTSLLELANLGKFDAGEVQKNRFKLAQIFSRNFKCVLVLKGANTLIAQGGEVYVMTHGSAALAKGGSGDALSGIVAGLLAQGYDPLNAAISGTLAHALAAREIKINDYALTAADVIKGLKCLRKK
- the purN gene encoding phosphoribosylglycinamide formyltransferase; the encoded protein is MLTKKIAVLFSGGGSNLEAILERLHGKVFGQTKIEVALTLTNKANAGGIAKAAKYGLKSVVIEHVNFASREEFDAAVVEEIKRANVDLTVLAGFMRILTPVFTSQVRAINLHPSLLPLFKGAHAIKESFDSDMKVGGVSVHWVSEELDGGKIIAQRAFEKSAGISFEEFEAKIHAIEHEILPETIVQILTDKE
- a CDS encoding efflux transporter outer membrane subunit, whose amino-acid sequence is MYKILTLATALFLAGCSFRPEIPEVDTKFESTYKFETSDIRDEWWKEFGDENLNSLVASALEKNTDLRTAYLNLQKAAASLGISEADLFPSVNLNVGYTKAKSSGETYTKQPQTRYRTSQVNLGLSYEIDLWGRVRNSVESAKASLNATKLDYATARLSISSSVAKSYFALVALNMREAVLKDTLKTYEETLALRKTQLDLGGINETTYLQSKAAVESAKVSLLEVQTSLSQALTSVAILTGKSNDEILSGAVQSAKMLPKEPEVSAGVSADILLRRSDVAKAYADLNATNALIGVAKADYLPSISLTGLFGFSSVDFENIFISNANTWSIGGSLVQKIFDYGRTKNNVRITETNEQIAAVAYEAAIKKALGEVRDALNNRKNAKLTLNQVKELLPSQEKIYKLAKDQFEEGYTGHLELLDAQRNLLSVRLQDIAANLSLIDSVVDVYKAFGGGFRAE